A stretch of Equus caballus isolate H_3958 breed thoroughbred chromosome 11, TB-T2T, whole genome shotgun sequence DNA encodes these proteins:
- the ZNF385C gene encoding zinc finger protein 385C isoform X7, with amino-acid sequence MLLAGPASSAPSPLLASLPLPARPLQPTLDFKHLLAFHFNGATPLSLFPNFSTMDPVQKAVISHTFGVPSPLKKKLFISCNICHLRFNSANQAEAHYKGHKHARKLKAVEAAKSKQRPQTLSQEGTLVSPTPTPGSDAPGEPQSKVPAAPSPGPQLQPPLTPDPAPREPAHSDLLDAASSSSSSSCPPCSPEPGREAPGPEPPAAAVDSGARGEGRNERGRLYCPTCKVTVNSASQLQAHNTGAKHRWMVEGQRGAPRRGRGRPVPRGGAGHKAKRVTGGRGGQQGSSPPFHCALCQLQVNSETQLKQHLSSKRHKDRLAGKPPKPSSQHSKLQKHAALAVSILKSKLALQKQLTKTLAARFLPSPIPTTATAICALPGPLALRPAPTAATTLFPAPILGPALFRTPTGAVRPATGPIVFAPY; translated from the exons CTGGCCCAGCCTCCAGCGCCCCCAGCCCCCTGCTGGCCTCCTTGCCCTTGCCCGCCAGGCCTCTGCAGCCCACGCTGGACTTCAAGCACTTGCTCGCCTTCCACTTCAATGGCGCCACCCCGCTCAGTCTCTTCCCCAACTTCAGCACG ATGGACCCGGTCCAGAAAGCTGTCATCAGCCACACGTTTggggtcccctcccctctgaaGAAGAAGCTCTTCATTTCCTGTAACATCTGTCACCTGAGGTTCAACTCAGCG AACCAGGCTGAAGCACATTATAAAGGCCACAAACACGCCAGAAAACTCAAGGCTGTTGAAGCCGCCAAGAGCAAGCAGAGGCCGCAAACCCTGTCCCAGGAGGGGACGCTGGTGTCCCCAACCCCGACTCCAGGCAGCGACGCCCCAGGAGAGCCACAGAGCAAAG TTCCTGCAGCCCCTTCTCCTGGCCCCCAACTCCAGCCACCACTGACTCCAGACCCTGCGCCCAGGGAGCCAGCCCACTCAGACCTCTTGGatgctgcctcctcttcctcttcttcctcctgcccaCCCTGCTCCCCAGAGCCTGGGAGAGAGGCACCAGGGCCTGAGCCACCTGCGGCTGCTGTGGACAGCGGTGCGAGGGGGGAAGGCAGGAACGAGAGGGGGCGCCTCTACTGCCCCACGTGTAAGGTGACAGTGAACTCCGCCTCCCAGTTGCAGGCTCACAACACAG gaGCCAAGCACCGGTGGATGGTGGAAGGTCAGCGAGGGGCTCCCCGAAGAGGCCGGGGCCGCCCAGTGCCCCGAGGAGGAGCCGGACACAAGGCCAAGAGAGTGACAGGGGGCCGGGGAGGCCAGCAGGGGTCCAGTCCCCCTTTTCACTGTGCACTCTGTCAGCTTCAGGTCAATTCAGAGACCCAACTCAAGCAG CACCTGAGCAGCAAGAGGCACAAAGATCGCCTGGCCGGGAAGCCCCCCAAGCCCTCCAGCCAGCACAGCAAGCTACAGAAGCACGCAGCGCTGGCTGTGAGTATCCTCAAG TCTAAACTGGCCTTGCAGAAACAACTGACCAAGACACTGGCAGCCCGCTTCCTGCCCAGCCCGATCCCCACCACAGCCACAGCCATCTGTGCCCTGCCAGGGCCCCTGGCCCTCCGGCCTGCCCCTACAGCAGCCACCACCCTCTTCCCGGCTCCGATCCTGGGCCCAGCTCTGTTTCGTACCCCAACAGGAGCTGTCCGCCCTGCCACAGGACCCATCGTCTTTGCCCCGTATTAG
- the NKIRAS2 gene encoding NF-kappa-B inhibitor-interacting Ras-like protein 2 — protein MGKSCKVVVCGQASVGKTSILEQLLYGNHVVGSEMIETQEDIYVGSIETDRGVREQVRFYDTRGLRDGAELPRHCFSCTDGYVLVYSTDSRESFQRVELLKKEIDKSKDKKEVTIVVLGNKCDLQEQRRVDPDVAQHWAKSEKVKLWEVSVADRRSLLEPFVYLASKMTQPQSKSAFPLSRKNKGSGSLDG, from the exons ATGGGGAAGAGCTGCAAGGTGGTCGTGTGTGGCCAGGCATCTGTGGGCAAAACTTCAATCCTGGAGCAGCTTCTGTATGGGAACCATGTAGTGG GTTCTGAGATGATTGAGACGCAAGAGGATATCTATGTGGGCTCCATTGAGACTGACCGGGGGGTGCGGGAGCAGGTGCGTTTCTATGACACCCGGGGGCTCCGAGATGGGGCCGAGCTGCCCCGGCACTGCTTTTCCTGCACTGATGGCTACGTCCTGGTCTACAGCACGGACAGCCGAGAGTCCTTTCAGCGCGTGGAGCTGCTCAAGAAGGAAATCGACAAATCCAAGGACAAGAAGGAG GTCACCATCGTGGTCCTTGGCAACAAGTGTGACCTGCAGGAGCAGCGACGTGTAGACCCAGATGTGGCTCAGCATTGGGCCAAGTCAGAGAAGGTGAAGCTGTGGGAGGTGTCGGTGGCTGACCGCCGCTCCCTGCTGGAACCCTTCGTCTATCTGGCCAGCAAGATGACCCAGCCCCAGAGCAAGTCCGCCTTCCCCCTCAGCCGCAAGAACAAGGGCAGCGGCTCCTTGGATGGCTGA